A single region of the Musa acuminata AAA Group cultivar baxijiao chromosome BXJ1-11, Cavendish_Baxijiao_AAA, whole genome shotgun sequence genome encodes:
- the LOC135597635 gene encoding expansin-like A1 — protein MGGDTVFTFFLLFLFLSYATARDRCVHQSMAAYSSSSGLSVGACGYGSMALGFNGGYTAAGSSTLYRGGVGCGACFQIRCKNTSVCSTEGVSVILTDLNKSNHTDFVLGDPAFTAMARNGKEQELKKLAILDVEYKRIACEYKNRNLSVRVEESSRSPSHLAIKFLYQGGQTDMVAVDVAQVGSPNWRFMRRDYGPVWSISRAPVGPLQLRMVVTGGYGGRWVWAQKAVLPVEWTTGSVYDLGVQITDIAREGCRIEE, from the exons ATGGGTGGTGACACTGTCTTCACGTTTTTTCTCCTCTTCCTGTTTCTCTCTTATGCTACTGCTCGTGATAGGTGTGTGCATCAGTCCATGGCGGCCTACTCCTCCTCTTCCGGCCTCTCTG TTGGAGCTTGTGGGTATGGCTCCATGGCTTTGGGCTTCAATGGAGGTTATACTGCAGCTGGGAGCTCTACGCTTTACAGAGGGGGCGTTGGTTGTGGAGCATGCTTCCAG ATAAGATGCAAGAACACAAGTGTTTGCAGCACAGAAGGGGTAAGCGTGATCCTGACGGACCTTAACAAGAGCAACCACACTGATTTCGTGCTCGGTGACCCTGCTTTCACGGCCATGGCACGAAATGGCAAGGAGCAAGAGCTCAAGAAACTTGCCATTCTGGATGTGGAATACAAGAG GATCGCTTGCGAATATAAGAACCGGAACCTATCTGTCAGAGTGGAAGAGAGTAGCAGAAGCCCCAGTCACCTGGCCATCAAGTTCCTGTACCAGGGAGGTCAGACTGACATGGTAGCAGTTGATGTAGCTCAG GTCGGGTCACCGAATTGGCGGTTCATGCGCCGGGATTATGGTCCAGTCTGGAGCATCAGCCGGGCGCCGGTTGGGCCACTGCAGTTGCGGATGGTGGTGACCGGCGGCTACGGCGGCAGGTGGGTGTGGGCTCAGAAGGCGGTCCTGCCGGTGGAGTGGACAACCGGTTCAGTCTACGACTTGGGTGTTCAGATCACTGACATTGCCCGGGAGGGCTGTCGCATCGAAGAATAG